Proteins encoded together in one Megasphaera vaginalis (ex Bordigoni et al. 2020) window:
- the rpsI gene encoding 30S ribosomal protein S9 yields the protein MAVAQYYGTGRRKTSVARVRLVPGQGNITVNKKELNEYFGRKTLELVIKQPLVLTGVSEQYDIIADVKGGGPSGQAGAIRHGISRALLEVDGDFRQALKKAGFLTRDPREKERRKYGLKKARKASQFSKR from the coding sequence ATGGCAGTAGCACAATACTACGGCACTGGCCGTAGAAAGACATCCGTTGCCAGAGTTCGTCTGGTTCCGGGTCAAGGAAACATTACAGTCAATAAGAAGGAATTGAATGAATATTTCGGTCGGAAGACGCTGGAATTGGTTATTAAGCAGCCTCTCGTATTGACAGGCGTAAGCGAACAGTATGATATTATTGCTGATGTCAAGGGCGGCGGCCCTTCCGGTCAGGCCGGTGCGATCCGTCACGGCATCAGCCGTGCTCTCTTGGAAGTCGACGGAGATTTTCGTCAGGCTTTGAAGAAAGCCGGTTTTCTGACTCGTGACCCACGCGAAAAAGAACGTCGTAAATACGGTTTGAAAAAAGCACGTAAGGCATCTCAGTTCTCGAAACGTTAA
- the rplM gene encoding 50S ribosomal protein L13, whose translation MKTTFMANAGNIERKWFVVDAEGQTLGRLAAEVAKVLRGKHKPTFTPHVDTGDFVIVVNADKVVLSGKKLIQKTYFHHSGYPGGSTFTQAGQMLEKYPERVVEMAIRGMLPKNKLGEQMYRKLNVYAGAEHPHQAQKPEVLTLDIR comes from the coding sequence ATGAAAACTACATTTATGGCTAATGCAGGCAACATCGAACGCAAGTGGTTTGTTGTTGATGCAGAAGGCCAGACATTAGGCCGTCTTGCTGCCGAAGTGGCTAAAGTTCTTCGGGGAAAACATAAACCAACATTTACCCCGCATGTTGATACCGGTGATTTCGTCATCGTCGTCAATGCAGATAAAGTTGTTTTGTCTGGTAAGAAATTGATTCAGAAGACTTATTTCCATCATTCCGGTTATCCCGGCGGATCCACGTTTACGCAAGCCGGCCAGATGTTGGAAAAATATCCGGAACGAGTTGTTGAAATGGCAATTCGCGGCATGTTGCCGAAAAATAAATTGGGTGAACAGATGTATCGCAAACTGAATGTGTACGCTGGTGCAGAACACCCGCATCAGGCTCAGAAACCTGAAGTTTTGACGTTGGATATTCGATAA
- a CDS encoding DNA adenine methylase, whose translation MPRTKSILRYPGGKTQLAKFVEHLIHLNDLNSTIYCEPFSGGSGVSMELLLSNKVDSIILNDYDVAIYSVWYAVLHESERLIHDILTTPITMTEWINQKSIYDKLRENQTYDYRLAFSTLFLNRTNRAGIITGGPIGGYEQNSKYKLNCRFNKEALVKKIADISTQRDRIRLYMLDAKELIHNILLNISPKCLFTFFDPPYYRQGQLLYKNSFKHDDHVFLYNAIREMDSYRWITTYDHCDEIAKIYSDLPAHTYTLQYSARITRKEKEYLYSSPNTQIESFDKVILQ comes from the coding sequence ATGCCAAGAACTAAATCTATATTGCGATATCCCGGGGGAAAAACGCAGCTTGCTAAATTTGTTGAACACTTAATCCACCTTAACGACTTAAACTCTACGATATACTGCGAGCCTTTTTCTGGCGGTTCCGGAGTATCCATGGAGTTATTGCTTTCTAATAAAGTAGATTCTATCATTTTAAATGACTATGATGTTGCTATATATTCAGTTTGGTATGCGGTCTTACATGAGTCTGAACGTCTAATTCATGACATCCTCACAACTCCCATTACAATGACTGAATGGATCAATCAAAAAAGCATATATGACAAATTACGTGAAAATCAAACATATGATTATAGGTTGGCATTCTCTACCCTCTTTTTGAATAGGACAAACAGAGCTGGTATTATTACAGGAGGCCCTATTGGTGGGTATGAACAAAATTCTAAATATAAACTTAACTGCAGGTTTAACAAAGAGGCGCTAGTCAAAAAGATTGCTGATATCTCTACTCAACGGGATCGGATTAGACTTTATATGTTAGACGCCAAAGAATTAATTCATAATATATTACTCAACATATCTCCCAAGTGTTTATTTACCTTTTTTGACCCCCCGTATTATAGGCAAGGGCAATTATTATACAAAAACTCCTTTAAACATGATGATCATGTTTTCTTATATAATGCCATTAGAGAAATGGATTCATACCGCTGGATTACCACATATGATCATTGTGATGAAATTGCTAAAATATATAGCGATTTACCTGCCCATACATATACCCTACAATATTCCGCAAGAATAACGAGAAAAGAAAAAGAGTATTTATATAGTAGTCCAAATACACAGATAGAATCATTCGATAAAGTAATTTTACAATAA
- a CDS encoding tyrosine-type recombinase/integrase gives MRLPNGYGSVVKLAGKRRKPYGARITVYWTDDGKQVFKYLGYYKTRQEALEALQIYNKSPYDLETHKLTFADIYQKWAQERYKDDPVPNTYTSAFKHASALNDMQFTNIRAYHIQDVIDTCKLGYSTKKNIRILISQLYKFCIIHEICNTDYAKLTKLPPAVESRVHKPFTRNEIDLLWQHIDDIGARFALVYIYTGMRPTELLKIKIKDVHLNESYMMGGMKTAAGINRAIPIHNRISPFIKDWYNDSNEYLVMNSSDGKPMLNYDRLRMYVWQRSPILRAMDHKPHDGRHTCATLLDDAGVNKKVIQLILGHKSRDITHRVYTHKTLTQLIDGINCIL, from the coding sequence ATGCGATTACCAAACGGTTATGGCTCTGTCGTAAAACTAGCCGGCAAACGACGAAAACCATACGGCGCCCGAATAACGGTGTACTGGACAGACGACGGCAAGCAAGTATTCAAATACCTTGGGTACTACAAAACACGGCAGGAAGCGCTGGAAGCATTGCAGATCTATAATAAATCACCGTATGACCTGGAAACACATAAACTTACTTTTGCTGATATTTATCAAAAATGGGCGCAGGAACGATATAAAGATGATCCGGTACCTAATACGTATACGTCCGCATTTAAGCACGCATCAGCATTAAATGATATGCAATTTACCAATATCCGCGCGTATCATATCCAGGACGTAATTGATACTTGTAAATTAGGATATTCAACCAAGAAAAATATCCGGATATTAATCAGTCAGCTATACAAGTTTTGTATTATACACGAGATATGCAATACCGATTATGCCAAGCTTACAAAACTGCCGCCAGCCGTTGAAAGCCGTGTACATAAACCATTTACTCGCAATGAAATTGATCTACTATGGCAGCATATCGATGACATCGGCGCTCGCTTTGCACTCGTTTATATCTATACCGGCATGAGACCGACAGAGCTGCTCAAGATAAAAATAAAAGACGTACATCTTAACGAGAGCTATATGATGGGAGGAATGAAAACAGCCGCAGGTATTAACCGTGCCATCCCCATACATAATCGGATTAGTCCTTTTATCAAAGACTGGTATAACGACAGCAACGAATATCTTGTCATGAACAGCTCGGATGGTAAACCGATGTTAAACTATGACCGACTGCGGATGTATGTATGGCAACGATCGCCAATCTTGAGGGCTATGGATCACAAGCCGCATGACGGACGTCATACTTGTGCGACACTACTTGATGATGCCGGGGTTAATAAAAAAGTAATACAATTAATTCTTGGTCACAAGAGCAGAGATATTACGCACCGTGTATATACGCACAAGACACTGACGCAGCTTATCGACGGAATCAATTGTATACTGTAA
- a CDS encoding AAA family ATPase has protein sequence MNEDSSMNVTSTTNKYDRSKTSKSYGYVNNKDVKFEYITGLYIDRFRSLSKRTLKLGEYLTVITGKNGTMKSSILGLIAHPFSAPNNAKDMYGNELKTSWVDVFRLSLEKDTELYLYYIQGTTIKNEEISEPVRIYRRQSEKRHRLTVGATNEKGQGNFSLNTSYLNLKRLFPIIDTNAQKTDIEITLEDKAWIAKSYERIMQRSTYENSEAISDGKSKNTLAPLNSYYDFNSISSGEDNLGIILCKMLAFEKDSTNTDCLQGLLCIDEVEASLHPSAQIQLIDFFLDWSKRTHVQIVVTTHSLYLIDHCLRLQLKDTSFLEKIVINNLSTQQVGDDHNFNIMINPGFNTIYKELTYNDSSTPSPYKINIICEDDVAVQALRIILKPTVCHNLEFITNISGAEGTPWKGLVSLSKNGKKLLEDSIIVVDPDVNLSSQSNIDSNYIIKIPEPDNKLFPLERRIVYYIYYLDGANQLFNDREKDAIKSDLTRFHIFSSNLSDKNSLSISPFKNWKDENKRLYTKALRQYIKENPQIFLSFRTELLELINSRRAKKALPPLN, from the coding sequence ATGAATGAAGATTCCTCTATGAACGTTACATCTACTACTAATAAATACGATCGCTCTAAAACATCTAAGTCCTATGGATACGTCAATAACAAGGATGTTAAATTCGAGTATATAACGGGTCTCTATATTGATAGGTTCCGCAGTTTATCAAAGAGAACTCTAAAATTAGGTGAATATCTTACTGTTATAACAGGTAAAAATGGGACAATGAAGTCATCTATTTTAGGACTAATTGCTCATCCTTTTAGCGCGCCTAATAATGCAAAAGATATGTATGGTAATGAGTTAAAAACCTCTTGGGTGGATGTTTTTCGATTAAGCTTAGAAAAAGATACGGAATTATATCTTTACTATATTCAAGGAACCACTATTAAAAACGAAGAAATATCTGAACCCGTACGCATATATCGCCGTCAATCAGAAAAGAGGCATCGTTTAACCGTAGGCGCAACAAATGAGAAGGGACAAGGAAATTTCTCACTAAATACTTCTTATCTTAATTTAAAACGACTATTTCCCATAATTGACACTAATGCTCAAAAAACAGATATTGAAATCACACTGGAAGACAAGGCGTGGATCGCAAAATCTTATGAACGTATCATGCAAAGAAGCACTTATGAAAACTCAGAAGCTATTTCAGACGGGAAAAGTAAGAACACTTTAGCGCCTCTAAACAGTTATTACGACTTCAACTCTATTTCATCAGGAGAAGACAACTTAGGAATTATTCTTTGCAAAATGCTCGCTTTTGAAAAGGATTCTACCAATACTGATTGTTTACAAGGATTGTTGTGTATTGATGAAGTCGAAGCATCTTTGCACCCATCTGCCCAAATTCAACTAATAGACTTTTTTCTTGATTGGAGTAAACGCACCCATGTTCAAATAGTTGTCACAACACACTCTCTTTACCTAATTGACCATTGCTTGAGATTACAATTGAAAGATACTTCTTTTCTAGAAAAAATTGTCATCAATAATTTAAGCACTCAACAAGTCGGGGATGATCATAATTTTAATATTATGATCAATCCAGGATTTAATACCATTTATAAGGAACTAACATATAATGACAGCTCTACTCCTAGTCCTTATAAAATAAATATCATATGTGAAGATGATGTTGCTGTACAGGCTTTAAGAATTATTCTGAAACCAACAGTTTGTCATAATCTAGAATTTATAACCAATATATCAGGAGCAGAGGGAACACCTTGGAAAGGATTAGTATCGTTATCAAAAAATGGCAAAAAATTATTAGAAGACTCTATTATTGTTGTTGATCCAGATGTAAATTTGTCTTCTCAATCCAATATTGACAGTAATTATATTATAAAAATACCAGAGCCGGATAATAAGCTATTCCCATTAGAGCGTCGAATTGTTTATTATATCTATTATTTAGATGGAGCCAATCAATTATTTAATGATAGAGAAAAAGATGCCATAAAATCGGATCTAACAAGATTCCACATATTTAGTTCTAATCTTTCAGATAAAAATAGTCTTTCTATCAGCCCGTTTAAAAATTGGAAAGATGAAAATAAACGCTTATACACAAAAGCTCTTCGTCAATACATAAAAGAAAATCCCCAAATATTCCTGTCATTCCGAACAGAATTACTTGAACTAATAAACTCTCGCAGAGCGAAAAAGGCATTACCCCCTTTAAATTAA
- a CDS encoding O-acetylhomoserine aminocarboxypropyltransferase/cysteine synthase family protein, translated as MSKTYRFETLQQHAGQSADPTTGARAVPIYQTTSYVFKNTQDGEDQFALKQPGYIYTRLANPTQEVFEKRIAALEGGTAALATATGAAAISLAILNLAGAGDELIAAPTLYGGTIELFTETFKHLGITTHFADPDQPTSFEGAITAKTKLIYLESLGNPAVNIPDFEAIAAIAHRHGLPVSVDNTFATPYLFRPLEHGADVVLHSATKFIGGHGTSLGGVIVENGAFDWAGSGRFPELASPDASYGGVNFAKDIPDAGFVTRIRAKGLRDLGPSISPFNAWILLQGTETLSLRVERHVENARKIAAFLDQHPKVAKVNYPSLPSSPYKALADKYFPKGTGSIFSFELKDGFHAARTFIDKAEIFSDLANVGDSKSLLVHPASTTHQQLSSEAQKACGITPGTVRISVGIENIDDLLDDVKQALDAI; from the coding sequence ATGAGCAAAACGTACCGATTTGAAACATTACAGCAACATGCAGGTCAATCTGCCGATCCGACGACAGGCGCCCGCGCCGTACCCATTTACCAGACGACGTCGTATGTGTTCAAAAACACACAAGACGGCGAAGATCAATTCGCCTTAAAGCAGCCGGGCTATATTTACACGCGTCTCGCCAATCCGACGCAGGAAGTGTTCGAAAAACGCATTGCCGCCTTGGAAGGAGGCACAGCCGCCTTGGCTACGGCAACCGGTGCCGCCGCCATTTCGCTTGCCATCCTGAACCTTGCCGGCGCCGGTGACGAACTCATCGCCGCCCCGACGTTATACGGCGGTACGATTGAACTGTTTACGGAAACCTTCAAGCATCTTGGCATTACGACGCATTTCGCCGATCCTGATCAGCCAACATCCTTTGAAGGCGCCATCACGGCTAAAACCAAGCTGATATATCTCGAAAGCCTCGGCAATCCCGCCGTCAACATTCCCGATTTCGAAGCCATCGCCGCTATTGCGCACCGACACGGCCTGCCCGTTTCTGTCGACAATACCTTCGCCACGCCATATCTTTTCCGCCCGTTGGAACACGGCGCTGACGTTGTCCTCCATTCGGCAACGAAGTTTATCGGCGGTCACGGCACGAGTTTAGGCGGCGTTATCGTGGAAAACGGAGCCTTCGACTGGGCCGGCTCGGGACGTTTTCCGGAACTCGCTTCTCCTGACGCGTCTTATGGCGGAGTCAACTTTGCCAAGGATATTCCGGATGCCGGCTTCGTGACCCGCATCCGTGCCAAAGGGCTGCGCGATCTCGGTCCCAGCATCAGTCCTTTTAACGCCTGGATCCTTCTCCAGGGAACGGAAACCTTATCGCTTCGTGTAGAACGTCACGTCGAAAACGCCCGGAAAATCGCCGCCTTCCTGGATCAGCATCCGAAAGTGGCCAAGGTAAATTACCCCTCGCTCCCGTCTTCTCCGTATAAAGCGCTGGCAGACAAGTATTTTCCGAAAGGAACGGGCTCAATTTTTTCCTTTGAACTGAAGGACGGCTTCCATGCCGCTCGTACCTTTATCGACAAGGCCGAGATATTTTCCGATCTCGCCAACGTAGGCGACTCCAAATCACTGCTCGTCCATCCGGCGTCGACGACGCATCAGCAGCTGTCGTCAGAGGCGCAGAAGGCCTGCGGCATTACGCCGGGAACGGTTCGTATCTCCGTCGGCATCGAAAATATCGATGACCTGTTGGACGATGTAAAACAAGCGTTAGATGCGATTTAG